From the genome of Glycine max cultivar Williams 82 chromosome 2, Glycine_max_v4.0, whole genome shotgun sequence, one region includes:
- the LOC100803772 gene encoding uncharacterized protein LOC100803772 encodes MGCTSLLRSPKKEEQEVPDANSNQPYTYEDFNILDELEGVLSTKEEQDSSLPQQKSSSSEFHWDFMEWEEFQPPNIEEEGEDENEGKENRRSKCLFDEEEQEMKIENNNNIVGFWEMDDEKMVALNLNLNYQEVLDAWSDRGSLWADDCSLSFATNNAYYMGEVPVLEEERARREACVLRYKEKRQNRLFSKKIRYQVRKLNADKRPRIKGRFVKRL; translated from the exons ATGGGATGCACTTCGCTGCTTAGAAGCCCCaagaaagaagaacaagaagtgCCCGATGCCAATTCTAACCAACCTTACACCTATGAAGATTTCAATATTTTGGACGAACTCGAAGGGGTCTTGAGCACCAAGGAAGAACAAGATTCTTCGTTGCCGCAACAAAAATCTTCTAGTAGTGAATTCCATTGGGATTTCATGGAATGGGAGGAGTTTCAACCCCCCAATATTGAAGAGGAAGGAGAAGATGAAAATGAAGGGAAAGAGAACAGGAGGAGCAAATGCCTCTTTGATGAGGAGGAGCAAGAGATGAAGattgaaaacaataataatattgttgGGTTTTGGGAAATGGATGATGAGAAGATGGTGGCTTTGAATTTGAACTTGAACTATCAAGAGGTTTTGGATGCATGGTCTGACCGAGGCTCTCTATGGGCTGATGATTGTTCTCTTTCATTCGCCACCAATAATGCCTACTAT ATGGGAGAAGTGCCGGTATTGGAAGAAGAGAGAGCAAGAAGAGAAGCATGTGTTCTTAGGTACAAAGAGAAGCGCCAGAACAGGTTGTTCTCAAAGAAGATAAGATACCAAGTTCGGAAATTAAACGCTGATAAAAGACCAAGAATCAAG GGTCGCTTTGTGAAGAGACTCTGA